One window from the genome of Plasmodium relictum strain SGS1 genome assembly, chromosome: 12 encodes:
- the SPECT1 gene encoding sporozoite protein essential for cell traversal, putative has translation MKKRIYLFFFLISLKYVLSFRLNNTLLKENNFVAEKYFRKENDNENLKFKIVEDLEKIIEEFSNDVNTAKMIIRETFLDTESSFKEISDDVVKIISKYSFVTDEKLNIINGLFQEFIENNKSTIFNLSEEHTIKKKDKIKEVSDSILCKLKKLIELNIFNKYHAILKFGNKNIKNEALEALKIEKNISDKLKEKLLNYKTSENEDIKELESTDFLNYHYDKFTAKLDELINELNKELSQTLS, from the exons atgaaaaagagaatttatttatttttctttttaatatcattaaaatatgtattatcATTTAGATTaa ataacaccttattaaaagaaaataattttgtagctgaaaaatattttagaaaagaaaatgacAATGAGAATCTGAAATTTAAG attgTGGAAGAccttgaaaaaataattgaagAATTTAGTAATGATGTAAATACTGCTAAAATGATTATAAGAGAAACTTTTCTTGATACAGAATCCtcatttaaagaaatatcAGATGATGTTGTAAAAAT TATATCAAAATATAGCTTTGTTACAGATGAAAAactaaatattataaatggaTTATTTCAAGAATTTATAgaaa ataataaaagtaccatttttaatttatcagaAGAACATACaatcaaaaaaaaggataaaatTAAGGAAGTTTCCGATTctattttatgtaaattgaaaaaattgaTAGAATTGAATATATTCAATAAGTATCATGCAATTTTGAAATttggaaataaaaatataaaaaatgaagcaTTAGAAGCTTTGAagattgaaaaaaatatttctgataagttaaaagaaaagttattaaattataaaacgtcagaaaatgaagatataaAAGAATTGGAGTCAACTgactttttaaattatcattatgATAAATTTACTGCTAAGTTAGACGAACTCATTAATGAACTTAACAAGGAATTAAGTCAAACGTTatcataa
- the PEPCK gene encoding phosphoenolpyruvate carboxykinase, putative, with product MTSKSSKCDITERMEDIKKIVIEEVRRNLVYKKPVGPIMSSKDILTLSQEQESKFTEEVHELGLHVNSIHHNSTPAFLYEMALKYESNSYITSTGALCCISGEKTGRSPSDKRIVKEKSSENDIWWGNVNIPIKEKSYEINKSRAIDYLNLQPNLYVIDAYAGWDETCRIKVRVITSRAYHALFMLNMLIPPKKIEEIQNFVPDFIIYNAGDFPSNRLTEGMSSKTSVILNFGSMNMVILGTQYAGEMKKGILTLFMYKMPKEGKLPLHSSCNVGINNDVTLFFGLSGTGKTTLSADANRYLIGDDEHVWTDEGIFNIEGGCYAKCKGLSKKQEPEIFKAIKFGAILENVVMDPITREVDYNNCSITENTRCAYPLSYIDNAKIPAYINSHPKNIILLTCDAFGVIPPLSKLDLYQMMYHFVSGYTSKMAGTEDDVLKPTATFSSCYAAPFLALHPMVYAKMLAEKYQKHKANVWLLNTGWIYGPYGSQNGVRIPLKYTRLLVDYIHGNKLNDIEYKKTPIFNFNVPVHLDGIPDEVLDPLIGWKDKEDYLKNLRNLANEFINNFKLFSDKAGPDIISGGPQL from the coding sequence ATGACTAGCAAATCATCAAAATGTGATATAACTGAGAGAATGGAAGACATAAAGAAAATAGTAATTGAAGAAGTAAGAAGGAATTTAGTATATAAAAAACCGGTGGGACCAATAATGAGTTCTAAGGATATATTAACGTTAAGTCAGGAGCAAGAATCAAAGTTTACTGAAGAAGTTCATGAATTAGGTTTACATGTTAATAGCATACATCATAATTCTACACCTgcatttttatatgaaatgGCACTAAAGTATGAATCCAATTCATACATAACAAGTACTGGAGCATTATGTTGTATATCAGGAGAAAAAACGGGAAGATCTCCTTCTGATAAAAGAATTGTTAAAGAGAAAAGTTCAGAAAATGATATATGGTGGGGAAATGTAAATATTCCAATTAAGGAAAAATcttatgaaataaataaaagtagaGCAATAGACTATCTAAATTTACAACCTAATTTATATGTAATAGATGCTTATGCAGGTTGGGATGAAACATGTAGAATTAAAGTAAGAGTTATAACATCAAGAGCATATCATGCGTTATTTATGTTAAATATGCTAATACCACCTAAGAAAATTGAAGAAATTCAAAATTTTGTTCctgattttattatttataatgcTGGAGATTTTCCATCAAATCGATTAACAGAAGGTATGTCAAGTAAAACTTCAGTAATTTTGAATTTCGGGTCAATGAATATGGTTATATTAGGTACTCAATATGCAggagaaatgaaaaaaggaATTTTAACTTTGTTTATGTATAAAATGCCAAAGGAAGGAAAACTACCATTACATTCCTCATGTAATGTAGGAATAAATAATGATGTTACTTTATTCTTTGGTCTATCTGGTACAGGAAAAACAACTTTATCAGCGGATGCAAATAGATATCTTATTGGAGATGATGAACATGTTTGGACAGATGAaggtatttttaatatagaaGGAGGATGCTATGCTAAATGTAAAGGATTATCAAAAAAACAAGAACCAGAAATTTTTAAAGCAATCAAATTTGGTGCAATACTGGAAAATGTAGTTATGGATCCAATTACCAGAGAAGTAGATTATAATAATTGTTCTATTACGGAAAATACAAGATGTGCATATCCCCTCTCTTATATAGACAATGCCAAAATACCtgcatatataaatagtcatcccaaaaatattattctaCTAACTTGTGATGCCTTTGGTGTTATCCCTCCTTTGTCCAAATTAGATCTCTATCAAATGATGTATCATTTCGTTAGTGGATATACTAGTAAAATGGCAGGGACAGAAGATGATGTATTGAAACCAACAGCTACTTTTTCTTCTTGTTATGCAGCTCCGTTCTTAGCTCTTCATCCAATGGTTTATGCAAAAATGTTGGCagaaaaatatcaaaaacaTAAAGCAAATGTATGGTTATTAAATACTGGTTGGATTTATGGCCCATATGGATCTCAAAACGGTGTGAGAATACCACTAAAATACACTCGCTTGCTAGTAGATTATATACATGGAAATAAGTTAAACGACATTGAATACAAAAAAACtcctatttttaattttaatgtaCCTGTTCATTTAGATGGCATACCTGATGAAGTTTTGGATCCATTAATTGGATGGAAAGATAAAGaggattatttaaaaaatcttCGTAATTTAGCTaatgaatttataaataattttaaactaTTCTCAGACAAAGCAGGCCCAGATATTATCTCTGGAGGACCtcaactttaa
- the CK2beta2 gene encoding casein kinase II beta chain, putative, translating to MEYISNNESSNEILQESIAGEIELSDSSFCNASKNDDFKEAEYVKEENGENYILDEEKQKEKEQDENEDEEEGEEEEEEEEEEEEEEDEDDDDDDDDDDDDDDDDDDDDDDDDDDDDEYDEDDFNEATVSWIEWFCQLKQNVFLVEVDEDFIRDEFNLIGLQNKVPHFKKLLKIILDEDDDEDDDDDEDDDYDEDDDEINRGSEELYKNKDIYEQNAACLYGLIHSRFILTSKGLALMREKYNAGIYGTCPSIYCDNTKLLPTAISEVPKFLSPLLYCPRCCETYYPHKNSLLNQLDGSYFGTSFASFFALSFNITSDKKKIYYTPQICGFTINRDMRETLYMDVNKDNSESSEEYS from the exons aTGGAGTATATCTCAAATAATGAAAGTTCAAATGAAATATTACAAGAAAGCATTGCGGGAGAAATAGAATTATCTGATTCATCCTTTTGCAATGCCAGCAAAAATGACGACTTTAAAGAAGCAGAGTATGTAAAAGAAGAGAATGGAGAAAATTATATCTTGGAtgaagaaaaacaaaaagagaAGGAGCAGGATGAAAACGAAGATGAAGAAGAGGGagaagaggaagaagaagaggaagaagaagaagaggaggaagaagatgaagatgatgatgatgatgacGACGATGACGACGATGACGATGATGATGATGACGATGATGATGATGACGACGACGATGATGATGATGAGTATGATGAAGATGATTTCAATGAAGCTACg GTTTCTTGGATTGAGTGGTTTTGTCAGTTGAAACAAAACGTATTCCTTGTTGAAGTAGATGAAGATTTTATAAGAGatgaatttaatttaatcGGATTACAAAATAAAGTTCCTcactttaaaaaattattaaaaattatactaGACGAAGATGATGATGAAGATGATGATGACGATGAAGATGATGATTATGATGAGGATGATGATGAAATAAATCGTGGTTCAGAAGaactatataaaaataaagatatatatgaGCAGAATGCCGCTTGTTTATATGGATTAATACACAGTCGTTTTATTTTAACTTCAAAAGGTTTAGCATTAATgagagaaaaatataatgctGGTATTTATGGCACTTGCCCAAGTATTTATTGTGATAATACAAAGCTATTACCAACAGCTATTTCCGAAGTTCCTAAATTTTTAAGTCCCCTTTTATACTGCCCTAGATGTTGTGAAACGTATTATCCACATAAAAATTCCTTACTTAATCAGTTAGATGGATCTTATTTTGGAACTAGTTTTGCATCTTTTTTTGCTctttcatttaatattacttcagataaaaaaaaaatttattacacACCGCAAATTTGCGGATTTACAATAAATAGAGACATGAGGGAAACATTATATATGGATGTTAATAAAGACAACAGCGAGTCATCAGAAGAATATTCATAA
- the MyoA gene encoding myosin A, putative, producing the protein MAVTNEEVKTAGKIVRRVSNIEAFDKSGTVFKGYQVWTDISPSIQKDPNIMFVKCVVQQGSTKEKLTVVQIDPPGIGTPYEISATHAWNCNSQVDPMSFGDIGLLNHTNIPCVLDFLKQRYLKNQIYTTALPLIVAINPYKDLGNTTNEWIRKYRDAVDHSRLPPHIFSSAREALSNLHGVNKSQTIIVSGESGAGKTEATKQIMRYFASSKSGSMDLRIQTAIMAANPVLEAFGNAKTIRNNNSSRFGRFMQLVISHEGGIKNGSVVAFLLEKSRIITQDDNERSYHIFYQFLKGANNNMRSKFGLKGIKDYAILNPNSTDVDGVNDKKDFEEVLESLKNMDLSDDQIEVIFSIVAGILTLGNVKLIEKAEVGLTDAAAINDSDMQTFKKACELMFLDAESVKKELLIKVTVAGGNKIEGRWNKKDAEVLKSSLCKAMYEKLFLWIIKHLNSRIEPENGFKVFMGMLDIFGYEVFKNNSLEQLFINITNEMLQKNFIDIVFEKESKLYREEGISTAELKYTSNKPVIDVLCDKGKSVLSYLEDQCLAPGGTDEKFVSACTTNLKGNDKFSPAKVAPNKNFIIQHTIGPIQYCADNFLFKNKDVLRAELVELIKNSDNEIVQQLFEGQIIERGKMAKGSLIGSQFLNQLTSLMALINSTEPHFIRCIKPNENKKPLEWCEPKILIQLHALSILEALVLRQLGYSYRRSFEEFLYQFKFVDIATAEDETLDHKTRCMKLLDMSGISKDMLKIGKTMVFLKQDAAKLLTKIQREKLIEWEKCVCVIEAAILKHKYKQKVHENIPSLVRVQAHIRKRLVV; encoded by the exons atggccGTTACAAATGAAGAAGTGAAAACTGCTGGTAAAATTGTTAGAAGAGTTTCCAATATTGAGGCTTTTGATAAAAGTGGAACTGTTTTTAAG gGATATCAAGTATGGACTGATATTTCTCCATCAATTCAAAAGGATCCCAATATTATGTTTGTTAAATGTGTTGTTCAACAAGGGTctacaaaagaaaaattaactGTTGTTCAAATCGATCCACCAGGAATAGGAACt CCATATGAAATTTCAGCAACTCATGCATGGAATTGTAATTCACAAGTAGATCCCATGTCATTTGGTGatataggtttattaaatcaCACAAACATCCCATGTGTACTTGATTTCTTAAAACaaagatatttaaaaaacCAAATATATACCACAGCTCTTCCTCTTATTGTTGCAATAAATCCATATAAAGATTTAGGAAACACAACTAATGAATGGATTCGTAAGTATCGTGATGCAGTTGATCATTCTAGATTACCTCCACATATTTTTTCAAGTGCTAGAGAAGCTCTTTCAAATCTTCATGGTGTAAACAAGAGTCAAACTATTATTGTTTCTGGTGAATCTGGTGCAGGAAAAACAGAAGCGACAAAACAAATTATGAGATATTTTGCATCATCCAAAAGTGGAAGCATGGACTTACGTATACAAACAGCAATTATGGCAGCTAATCCTGTTCTTGAGGCATTCGGTAATGCCAAAActataagaaataataacTCATCACGTTTTGGTCGTTTCATGCAATTGGTTATATCCCATGAAGGAGGAATTAAGAATGGTTCAGTTGTCgcatttttattagaaaaatcaAGAATTATAACTCAAGATGATAATGAAAGGTCATAccatatattttatcaatTTCTAAAGGGTGCAAACAATAACATGAGATCTAAGTTTGGTTTGAAAGGTATTAAAGATTATGCAATTTTAAATCCTAATTCAACAGATGTAGATGGTGTGAATGACAAAAAAGATTTTGAAGAAGTACTtgaatcattaaaaaatatggatTTAAGTGATGATCAAATAGaagtaattttttctattgtAGCCGGTATTTTAACCTTGGGAAATGttaaattaatagaaaaagcAGAAGTTGGATTAACTGATGCTGCAGCTATTAATGATTCAGATATGcaaacatttaaaaaagcATGTGAATTAATGTTCCTAGATGCAGAATCAGTGAAGAAAGAACTATTAATTAAAGTAACTGTTGCTGGTGGAAATAAAATTGAAGGTAGATGGAATAAAAAAGATGCAGAAGTGTTGAAATCATCTCTATGCAAAGCTAtgtatgaaaaattatttttatggaTAATTAAGCATCTAAATAGTAGAATTGAGCCAGAAAACGGATTCAAAGTATTTATGGGTATGTTAGATATATTTGGTTATGAGGTATTTAAGAACAACTCACTTGAACAGTTATTTATTAACATAACAAACGAAATGCtccaaaaaaattttattgataTTGTTTTTGAAAAAGAATCAAAATTATACAGGGAAGAAGGAATATCAACCGCTGAGTTAAAGTACACAAGTAACAAACCCGTGATTGATGTACTTTGTGATAAGGGAAAATCCGTGCTTTCATATCTAGAAGATCAATGCCTTGCACCTGGAGGAACAGATGAAAAATTTGTAAGTGCCTGTACTACAAATTTAAAGGGAAATGACAAATTTTCTCCTGCTAAAGTTGCaccaaataaaaattttattatacagCATACTATAGGGCCAATTCAGTACTGTGCAgataactttttatttaaaaataaagatgttTTAAGAGCAGAGCTTGTAGAGTTAATTAAGAATTCTGATAATGAAATAGTACAACAATTGTTTGAGGGACAAATTATAGAAAGAGGAAAAATGGCTAAGGGATCTTTAATAGGTTCTCAATTTTTAAATCAATTAACATCGTTGATGGCATTAATAAATAGTACTGAACCACATTTCATTCGTTGTATTAAACCaaatgaaaacaaaaaacCTTTGGAGTGGTGTGAACCAAAAATTTTGATTCAACTTCATGCATTATCAATATTAGAAGCACTTGTTCTACGTCAATTAGGATATTCATATAGAAGATCATTCGAGGAGTTTTTATATCAATTTAAATTTGTAGATATTGCTACTGCTGAAGATGAAACTCTTGACCATAAAACGAGATGCATGAAATTATTGGATATGTCAGGAATTTCTAAGGACATGCTTAAAATTGGAAAAACAATGGTATTTTTGAAACAAGATGCAGCAAAATTATTGACCAAAATCCAAAGggaaaaattaatagaatGGGAAAAATGTGTATGTGTTATTGAAGCTGCTATTCttaaacataaatataaacaaaaagtTCATGAAAATATTCCTTCACTTGTAAGAGTTCAAGCTCATATTAGAAAAAGATTAgttgtataa
- a CDS encoding 40S ribosomal protein S6, putative: MKLNISNPLNNVQKSIEIDDEKKLLPFMEKRIGNVVPGDSIGDEFTGYVFRITGGNDKQGFPMMQGVLTNNRVRLLFKKGMKCYRPRKKGERKRKSVRGCIVGQDLSALNLTLVKKGTNEIPGLTDKTVGKKLGPKRASKIRKLFNLDKTDDVRKYVIGRSVTKNGKTRIIKPKIQRLVTEKRLFRKRTLMEAKKKRILEKCKAIKEYKNVLKKYRKKMVSKKQEETGKKKKVKKTISKKNVKGEKSKEKIAKNPKDKVKTKNVEKTVDKKDKKTEKPKVEKQVKPENKTKTEKKTVAKDNKEGNKGDKKKKNQK; encoded by the coding sequence atgaagttGAATATTTCGAACCCTTTGAATAATGTACAAAAAAGTATAGAGATTGATGatgagaaaaaattattgccCTTTATGGAAAAGAGAATAGGGAATGTAGTACCAGGGGATTCAATAGGAGATGAATTCACTGGATATGTTTTTAGGATAACGGGAGGTAATGATAAGCAAGGTTTCCCAATGATGCAAGGGGTTTTAACAAATAACCGTGTCAGATTGTTATTTAAGAAAGGTATGAAATGCTATAGGCCAagaaaaaaaggagaaagaaaaagaaaatccGTTAGAGGTTGCATTGTTGGGCAAGATTTATCTGCTTTAAATTTAACTTTAGTAAAAAAAGGTACAAATGAAATTCCAGGATTAACTGATAAGACTGTTGGTAAAAAATTAGGACCCAAGAGAGCTAGCAAAATTAGAAAGCTATTCAATTTAGATAAAACTGATGATGTAAGAAAATATGTTATTGGCAGATCTGTTACTAAAAATGGTAAAACTAGAATTATTAAACCAAAAATTCAAAGATTAGTTACGGAAAAAAGActatttagaaaaagaaCATTAATGGAGGCTAAGAAAAAACgtatattagaaaaatgcAAAGCTATCAAGGAATacaaaaatgttttaaaaaaatatagaaaaaaaatggtcTCAAAAAAACAAGAAGAAAcaggaaaaaagaaaaaagttaaaaaaaccATTTCCAAAAAAAATGTGAAGGGGGAAAAAAGCAAAGAAAAAATTGCAAAAAACCCAAAGGATAAAGTAAAAACTAAAAATGTAGAAAAAACAGTTGAcaaaaaagacaaaaaaacGGAAAAACCAAAAGTGGAAAAACAAGTGAAACCTGAAAATAAGACAAAAACTGAGAAAAAAACGGTTGCaaaagataataaagaaGGAAATAAAGGAgataaaaagaagaaaaatcaaaaataa
- a CDS encoding aconitate hydratase, putative, translated as MKNININLKNYVRKYCSKTNPFDKTYKKLNKSNYFFYDLNELNDSRIKSLPYSIRILLESAVRNCDNLKVTESNIETILSWKDNCKKKKEIPFMPARVLLQDFTGVPCLVDLATMRDTAELLGGNADSINPLIPVDLVIDHSVQVDYSRSSEALELNERKEFERNLERFKFLKWGMNSFQNVLILPPGSGIVHQINLEYLAHCVFKKNNLLYPDSLVGTDSHTTMINGLGILGWGVGGIEAEATMLGLPISMTLPEVIGINVVGKLSNYLLSTDIVLYITSFLRKEVGVVNKYVEFFGPSLKDLKLADRATIANMAPEYGATVGFFGVDDATLEYLIQTGRDKEKVNLIREYLMTNSLFNNYSDNIEYTEVYTLDLSKLSLSLSGPKRPHDNVLLSNLHKDFTICLESPIGFKGYNVPKEERNKKISFEYKDKTYTLSHGSVVLAAITSCTNTSNSSSMIAAGLLAKKAVEMGLKSLPYIKSSLSPGSKIVQKYLEAGGLLNYLEQLGFYNVGYGCMTCIGNSGNLDKEVEDVINKHDLVVSSVLSGNRNFEGRVHPLVKANYLASPVLVVLFSIIGNVNVDLSNYTFNYNGKTINALDLIPKKDEIIAYEEKYLKAQMYTDIYKNIKYVNKYWNNIKIKKDKLYEWDANSTYIHKPPFFENMQLKPEKVKDIKDAHILLLLGDSITTDHISPAGMIHKTSEAYKYLKSKNIKDEDLNTYGSRRGNDEVMIRGTFANIRLINKLCPDKGPNTIHIPTNELMSVYKAAMKYKEDNVDVIIVAGKEYGCGSSRDWAAKGSYLLGIKAIIAESFERIHRSNLIGMSVLPLQFLNNENAKYYNMDGTETFTILLNEGDLKPQQNITVQMKQKGKIITFEVLCRIDTEIEVKYFKNGGILKYVLRSLVNEKKDLKDRVLNSQ; from the coding sequence atgaagaatattaatattaatttaaagaattatgTAAGAAAATATTGCAGTAAAACAAATCCTTTTGATAAAACATATAAGAAATTAAACAAatctaattattttttttatgatttaaatGAGTTAAATGATAGTAGAATAAAAAGTTTGCCATATTCCATCAGGATATTACTAGAATCCGCTGTGAGAAATTgtgataatttaaaagtaaCAGAGTCAAATATAGAAACAATATTATCATGGAAAGATaattgcaaaaaaaaaaaggaaatccCTTTTATGCCTGCAAGAGTTTTATTACAAGACTTTACAGGAGTACCATGTTTAGTTGATTTAGCGACTATGAGGGATACAGCTGAATTATTAGGAGGGAATGCAGATAGTATAAATCCATTAATACCAGTAGATTTAGTTATAGATCATTCTGTTCAAGTAGATTATAGTAGAAGTTCAGAGGCTTTAGAGCTAAATGAAAGAAAAGAATTTGAAAGAAATTTAGAAAGATTTAAATTTCTTAAATGGGGTATGAATTCATTTCAAAATGTATTAATATTACCACCTGGATCAGGTATAGTACATCAAATAAATTTGGAATATTTGGCTCATtgtgtatttaaaaaaaataatttattatatcctGATAGCCTTGTGGGCACAGATTCTCACACTACTATGATTAATGGATTGGGAATATTAGGATGGGGAGTAGGGGGAATAGAAGCAGAAGCAACAATGTTAGGATTGCCTATTTCTATGACTCTACCAGAAGTTATAGGTATAAATGTAGTTGGAAAATTAtctaattatttattaagtaCAGATATTGTCTTATATATTACTTCATTTTTAAGAAAAGAAGTTGGTGTTGTTAATAAATATGTAGAATTTTTTGGCCCTAGtttaaaagatttaaaatTGGCAGATAGAGCAACTATTGCAAATATGGCTCCTGAATACGGTGCTACAGTTGGATTTTTTGGAGTTGATGATGCCACCTTAGAATATCTTATACAGACAGGCAGGGATAAAGAAAAGGTAAATTTGATACGTGAATATTTAATGACTAAtagtttatttaataattattcagATAATATTGAATATACAGAAGTTTATACTTTAGATTTGTCTAAATTGAGTTTATCTTTATCTGGTCCCAAAAGACCACATGATAATGTCTTATTGTCAAACTTACACAAAGATTTTACTATATGCTTAGAATCACCTATTGGCTTTAAGGGATATAATGTCCCAAAAGaagaaagaaataaaaaaatttcttttgaaTACAAAGATAAAACTTATACTCTGAGCCATGGTAGTGTAGTTTTGGCTGCTATTACGTCTTGTACTAATACAAGCAATTCTTCTTCTATGATAGCTGCAGGGTTATTAGCAAAAAAAGCAGTGGAAATGGGCTTAAAAAGTTTACCTTATATTAAAAGTTCTTTATCTCCAGGATCAAAAATTGTTCAGAAATACTTAGAGGCTGGAGgacttttaaattatttggaACAATTAGGATTTTATAATGTCGGTTATGGTTGTATGACTTGCATTGGAAATAGTGGAAACTTAGATAAAGAGGTAGAAGATGTTATTAATAAGCATGATTTAGTAGTTTCTTCTGTTTTATCAGGAAATAGAAACTTCGAAGGACGTGTTCATCCATTAGTAAAAGCAAATTATTTAGCTTCTCCTGTCTTAGTAGTTTTGTTCAGTATTATTGGTAATGTTAATGTTGATTTAAGTAACTAtacatttaattataatgGAAAAACTATTAATGCTTTAGATTTGATTccaaaaaaagatgaaataatagcatatgaagaaaaatatttaaaagctCAAATGTATACggatatttataaaaatataaaatatgtaaataaatactggaataatataaaaataaagaaagacAAGTTATATGAATGGGATGCTAATTCTACTTATATACATAAACCTccattttttgaaaatatgcAACTGAAACCAGAAAAAGTTAAAGATATTAAAGATgcacatattttattattattaggtGATAGTATAACTACCGATCACATATCACCAGCTGGAATGATACATAAAACATCAGAAgcttataaatatttaaagtcGAAAAACATTAAAGATGAAGATTTAAATACGTATGGATCTAGAAGAGGTAATGATGAAGTTATGATTAGAGGAACATTTGCAAATATTAGATTAATAAATAAGTTATGTCCAGATAAAGGGCCAAATACTATACATATACCTACTAATGAATTAATGTCAGTATATAAGGCTGCTATGAAATATAAAGAAGACAATGTTGATGTTATTATTGTTGCTGGAAAAGAATACGGGTGCGGAAGTTCAAGAGATTGGGCAGCTAAAGGTTCTTATTTGTTAGGAATAAAAGCTATAATAGCTGAATCATTTGAAAGAATTCATAGAAGTAATTTGATAGGTATGAGTGTTTTACCtttacaatttttaaataatgaaaatgctAAGTATTATAATATGGATGGTACAGAAACCTTTACTATTTTATTGAATGAAGGGGACTTAAAACCACAACAAAATATAACTGTTCAGATGAaacaaaaaggaaaaatCATTACTTTTGAGGTTTTATGCAGAATTGATACAGAAATTGaggtaaaatattttaagaatGGTGGTATATTGAAGTACGTTTTAAGATCATtagtaaatgaaaaaaaagatttaaaagATCGAGTATTAAACTCAcagtaa
- a CDS encoding transcription activator, putative: MYIREQDEDISTEPVVYICGECGIDTIIPPNASLRCKNCGSKIFFKKRSRRVMQYEAR; encoded by the exons atgtATATAAGAGAACAAGATGAAGACATTTCAACAGAACCTGTAGTTTACATATGTGGag aatGTGGAATTGATACAATAATACCACCAAATGCCTCACTCAGATGTAAAAACTGTGGTTCAAAgatattctttaaaaaacgAAGTAGAAGAG taatGCAATATGAAGCTCgttaa